A genomic segment from Rhodospirillum centenum SW encodes:
- the cobS gene encoding cobaltochelatase subunit CobS, translating into MATTPARPELPDIKVAVRQTFGIDSDMQVPAFSQTSEHVPEVDDAYRFDRETTMAILAGFAYNRRVMIQGYHGTGKSTHIEQVAARLNWPCIRINLDSHISRIDLIGKDAIVLKDGKQVTEYREGILPWALQHPCAIVFDEYDAGRPDVMFVIQRVLEVEGKLTLLDQNKVIRPHPAFRLFATANTVGLGDTTGLYHGTQQINQGQMDRWNIVATLNYLPHDDEVKIVLAKMPGHDSEEGRRKINAMVRLADLTRAGFIAGDISTVMSPRTVITWAQNAEIFGGDIAFAFRVTFLNKCDEMERPTVAEYYQRCFGTELPESGVKPTLT; encoded by the coding sequence ATGGCCACGACCCCCGCCCGCCCCGAGCTTCCCGACATCAAGGTCGCCGTGCGCCAGACCTTCGGCATCGACAGCGACATGCAGGTGCCGGCCTTCAGCCAGACCAGCGAGCATGTGCCCGAGGTGGACGACGCCTATCGTTTCGACCGCGAAACGACCATGGCGATCCTGGCGGGCTTCGCCTACAACCGGCGGGTGATGATCCAGGGTTATCACGGCACCGGCAAGTCCACCCACATCGAGCAGGTGGCGGCGCGGCTGAACTGGCCCTGCATCCGCATCAACCTGGACAGCCACATCAGCCGCATCGACCTGATCGGCAAGGACGCCATCGTCCTGAAGGACGGCAAGCAGGTAACGGAATACCGCGAGGGCATCCTGCCCTGGGCGCTGCAACACCCCTGCGCCATCGTCTTCGACGAGTACGACGCCGGCCGGCCGGACGTGATGTTCGTCATCCAGCGCGTGCTGGAGGTGGAAGGCAAGCTGACCCTGCTGGACCAGAACAAGGTGATCCGGCCGCACCCGGCCTTCCGCCTGTTCGCCACGGCCAACACGGTGGGGCTGGGCGACACGACCGGGCTCTACCACGGCACCCAGCAGATCAACCAGGGCCAGATGGACCGCTGGAACATCGTGGCGACGCTGAACTACCTGCCGCACGACGACGAGGTGAAGATCGTGCTGGCCAAGATGCCCGGCCATGACAGCGAGGAGGGACGGCGGAAGATCAACGCCATGGTGCGGCTGGCCGACCTGACCCGCGCCGGCTTCATCGCCGGCGACATCAGCACCGTGATGAGCCCCCGCACCGTCATCACCTGGGCGCAGAACGCCGAGATCTTCGGCGGCGACATCGCCTTCGCCTTCCGCGTCACCTTCCTGAACAAGTGCGACGAGATGGAACGCCCCACCGTGGCCGAATACTACCAGCGCTGCTTCGGCACCGAACTGCCGGAGAGCGGGGTGAAGCCGACCCTGACCTGA
- a CDS encoding type II toxin-antitoxin system RelE/ParE family toxin — protein MIKSAADKRTALFLEGQRVREFQAFERQAQRRVAILNEATCIEDLMRLPSNRFEALGGERRGQYSIRINEQWRICFTFQDGDAYDVEIVDYH, from the coding sequence ATGATCAAGTCGGCCGCCGACAAGCGCACGGCGCTCTTTCTGGAGGGACAGCGGGTCCGCGAGTTCCAGGCGTTCGAGCGTCAGGCGCAGCGTCGTGTCGCCATCCTGAACGAGGCGACCTGCATCGAGGATCTGATGCGGCTGCCGTCCAACCGCTTCGAGGCGCTGGGCGGGGAGCGCCGGGGCCAGTACAGCATCCGCATCAACGAGCAATGGCGGATCTGCTTCACCTTCCAGGACGGGGATGCCTACGATGTCGAAATCGTCGATTACCATTGA
- the cobT gene encoding cobaltochelatase subunit CobT, which yields MTQSDSPLEVFKRATGACVRAIAEKRELTVGFSAEPAGASGTRVRVPLPARDLNPRDVAGVRGAADAVALRLKHHDAALHALRQPTSETARQSYDALEQARCEALGASAMAGVAANLEAALEERYRRQGFDRITEREQAPLADALRLLAREAMTGETPPASAAAAVALWRPWVTEKLGKGLEDLGRVMHDQEAFARTARRLLADLDMEVGAEPEPEPGEEQPQTDTPEDSGDDQEQSEGGEQQGGDAQDSASGEEQQAPAEEMAAGGESREEEAETTEGAGSEEPGAPGRPGRPDARRNEPDPAAYRAFTTEFDEVVEADDLCDPDELARLRLMLDQQLQHLHGMIAKLANRLQRRLLAKQTRAWEFDLEEGILDAARLSRVVVNPVLPLSFKRENETDFRDTVVGLLIDNSGSMRGRPITIAAMSADILARTLERCGVKVEILGFTTRAWKGGQSRERWIAAGKPPAPGRLNDLRHIVYKSADAPWRRARRNLGLMLREGILKENIDGEALLWAHNRLIARPEQRRILMVISDGAPVDDSTLSVNAGNYLERHLRQVIGQIEAHSPVELIAIGIGHDVTRYYRRAVTIVDAEQLGGTVMEKLAELFDEDIRPARRPPGAPRSAHPGGHPGGPPGGQGSAPSPLAGLARGSKTALAVRRSVG from the coding sequence ATGACGCAGTCCGATTCCCCCCTGGAGGTCTTCAAGCGTGCCACCGGCGCCTGCGTGCGGGCGATCGCGGAGAAGCGCGAGCTGACCGTGGGGTTCTCCGCCGAGCCGGCGGGGGCCAGCGGCACGCGGGTGCGGGTGCCGCTGCCGGCGCGCGACCTGAACCCGCGCGACGTGGCCGGGGTGCGCGGCGCGGCCGATGCCGTGGCCCTGCGCCTGAAGCACCACGACGCCGCCCTGCACGCCCTGCGCCAGCCGACCTCGGAGACGGCGCGGCAGTCCTACGACGCGCTGGAGCAGGCCCGCTGCGAGGCGCTGGGCGCCTCGGCCATGGCCGGGGTGGCCGCCAACCTGGAGGCGGCGCTGGAGGAGCGCTACCGCCGCCAGGGCTTCGACCGCATCACCGAGCGCGAGCAAGCGCCGCTGGCCGATGCGCTGCGCCTGCTGGCGCGCGAAGCCATGACCGGGGAGACGCCGCCGGCCTCGGCCGCGGCCGCGGTCGCGCTCTGGCGGCCCTGGGTGACGGAGAAGCTGGGCAAGGGGCTGGAGGACCTGGGCCGGGTCATGCACGACCAGGAGGCCTTCGCCCGCACCGCCCGCCGGCTGCTGGCCGATCTGGACATGGAGGTGGGCGCCGAGCCGGAGCCCGAACCCGGCGAGGAACAGCCGCAGACCGACACGCCCGAGGACAGCGGCGACGACCAGGAGCAGAGCGAGGGCGGCGAGCAGCAGGGCGGCGACGCCCAGGACTCCGCCAGCGGGGAGGAACAGCAGGCCCCCGCCGAGGAGATGGCCGCCGGCGGCGAGAGCCGCGAGGAGGAGGCCGAGACGACCGAGGGGGCCGGCAGCGAGGAGCCGGGCGCGCCCGGCCGGCCGGGCCGCCCGGATGCCCGGCGCAACGAGCCCGACCCCGCCGCCTACCGCGCCTTCACCACCGAGTTCGACGAGGTGGTGGAGGCCGACGATTTGTGCGACCCCGACGAGCTGGCCCGGCTGCGCCTGATGCTGGACCAGCAGCTCCAGCACCTGCACGGCATGATCGCCAAGCTGGCCAACCGGCTGCAACGCCGCCTGCTGGCGAAGCAGACCCGCGCCTGGGAGTTCGACCTGGAGGAAGGCATCCTGGACGCCGCCCGGCTGTCGCGCGTGGTGGTGAACCCGGTGCTGCCGCTCTCCTTCAAGCGGGAGAACGAGACGGACTTCCGCGACACGGTGGTGGGGCTGCTGATCGACAATTCCGGCTCGATGCGGGGCCGGCCCATCACCATCGCCGCCATGTCGGCCGACATCCTGGCCCGCACCCTGGAACGCTGCGGCGTGAAGGTGGAGATCCTGGGCTTCACCACCCGCGCCTGGAAGGGCGGCCAGAGCCGGGAACGCTGGATCGCCGCCGGCAAGCCGCCGGCACCGGGCCGGCTGAACGACCTGCGCCACATCGTCTACAAGTCGGCCGACGCGCCCTGGCGGCGGGCGCGGCGGAACCTGGGCCTGATGCTGCGCGAGGGCATCCTGAAGGAGAACATCGACGGCGAGGCCCTGCTCTGGGCGCACAACCGGCTGATCGCGCGGCCGGAGCAGCGGCGCATCCTGATGGTGATCTCCGACGGGGCGCCGGTGGACGACAGCACCCTGTCCGTCAATGCCGGCAATTATCTGGAGCGGCACCTGCGCCAGGTGATCGGCCAGATCGAGGCGCACAGCCCGGTGGAGCTGATCGCCATCGGCATCGGCCACGACGTCACCCGCTATTACCGCCGCGCCGTCACCATCGTGGATGCCGAACAGCTCGGCGGCACGGTGATGGAGAAGCTGGCGGAACTGTTCGACGAGGACATCCGCCCCGCCCGCCGCCCGCCCGGCGCCCCCAGGAGTGCCCATCCGGGCGGCCATCCGGGCGGCCCCCCGGGCGGCCAGGGCAGCGCCCCCTCCCCGCTGGCAGGCCTCGCCCGCGGCAGCAAGACCGCCCTGGCCGTGCGCCGCAGCGTGGGCTGA
- a CDS encoding BolA family protein — translation MDYRTRIEDKLTRHLEPVRLRIKDVSHRHAGHADRRVSDAPEGGETHFSVEVVSARFDGMARLARHRLVNELLADELKERVHALQLRTLTPAEDAAAADSPRRR, via the coding sequence TTGGACTACAGGACCCGCATCGAAGACAAGCTTACCCGGCACCTGGAGCCGGTCCGGCTCCGCATCAAGGATGTTTCGCACCGGCATGCCGGCCATGCGGACCGGCGTGTCTCCGACGCGCCCGAGGGGGGCGAGACGCATTTCTCGGTCGAGGTGGTCTCCGCCCGGTTCGACGGCATGGCCCGGCTCGCCCGGCACCGGCTGGTCAACGAACTGCTGGCGGACGAGCTGAAGGAGCGGGTCCACGCGCTCCAGCTCCGCACCCTGACCCCGGCAGAGGACGCGGCGGCGGCCGACAGCCCGCGCCGGCGCTGA
- a CDS encoding ribbon-helix-helix domain-containing protein — protein MPPRSKRLSGNATPGESPQIIRNVTVLGQRTSVRLEPEMWDALLDVCRREGRSVHEVCSRIAQAKPPAASLTAAIRVFLLSYFRRAATEQGHARAGHGDGRAGVMERTFPGTPATPLSPPASAVPLPPSS, from the coding sequence GTGCCGCCGCGTTCGAAACGTCTGTCGGGCAATGCCACACCGGGGGAAAGCCCCCAGATCATCCGCAATGTCACCGTGCTGGGCCAGCGCACCAGCGTCCGGCTGGAGCCGGAGATGTGGGACGCGCTGCTGGACGTCTGCCGCCGCGAGGGCCGCAGCGTCCATGAGGTGTGCAGCCGGATCGCCCAGGCGAAGCCGCCCGCCGCCTCGCTGACGGCGGCGATCCGGGTCTTCCTGCTCTCCTACTTCCGCCGCGCCGCCACCGAACAGGGGCACGCCCGCGCCGGCCATGGCGACGGCCGCGCCGGGGTCATGGAGCGCACCTTCCCGGGCACGCCCGCGACGCCCCTCTCACCCCCGGCGTCCGCCGTCCCGCTTCCTCCCTCGTCCTGA
- a CDS encoding methyl-accepting chemotaxis protein, which translates to MRLDIKTMLLAVLATLGLLLVGTAAVGLKTLSDASGNLETLYQDKVVPQRNLKVISDAYAVFVVDASHKVRNGNFTWAEGRASVAKAVRDIRDEWATFTTGRRFSAAEQALLEEALPRFRSADAAIADLTRILQEQDRAALDGFVKDRLYQTIDPVTETIGRIIDLQVGDAGLIFETSRHSQSVAIRLAELLLAIGIVAAVGGALAVLLRVIRPIARLTATLDVLARDDYSVAVPHTDKTDEMGRMARAVEVLKRHGLEARRLRTAQAEERAQAERRRHAALESMAEKVETETRSAVDQVAARTHDMDAHAGAMATSAGLVTANSQNVAAAAEQSLHNAQTVASAAEELAASIREIGTQVSYASSVSRRAVEKGDHTRRTIDTLSETVARIGEVATLIAEIAAQTNLLALNATIEAARAGDAGKGFAVVAGEVKNLAAQTSRSTDEIGRQIAEIQAVTRTAVAAVQEIGHTIEEMDQIAGTIAAAVEEQGAATQEISRNIIQAADAAREVSTRIAAVSAEATATGEHADTVRATAADVAHAVSDLRTVLVSVVRTSMAAAEDGTRTAA; encoded by the coding sequence ATGCGGCTCGATATCAAGACCATGCTCCTGGCGGTCCTGGCGACGCTGGGGCTCCTGCTCGTGGGAACGGCGGCGGTGGGGCTGAAGACCCTGTCCGACGCCAGCGGCAACCTGGAGACCCTGTACCAGGACAAGGTGGTGCCGCAGCGGAACCTGAAGGTGATCTCCGACGCCTATGCCGTGTTCGTCGTGGATGCCTCGCACAAGGTGCGCAACGGCAACTTCACCTGGGCGGAGGGGCGGGCCTCGGTCGCCAAGGCGGTGCGCGACATCCGGGACGAGTGGGCGACCTTCACCACCGGCCGCCGCTTCAGCGCCGCCGAACAGGCCCTGCTGGAGGAGGCGCTGCCGCGCTTCCGCAGCGCGGACGCGGCCATCGCGGACCTGACCCGCATCCTTCAGGAGCAGGACCGCGCGGCCCTGGACGGCTTCGTCAAGGACCGGCTGTACCAGACCATCGACCCGGTGACGGAGACGATCGGCCGCATCATCGACCTCCAGGTCGGCGATGCCGGGCTGATCTTCGAGACCTCCCGCCACAGCCAGTCCGTCGCCATCCGGCTGGCGGAACTGCTGCTGGCCATCGGCATCGTCGCCGCCGTCGGCGGGGCGCTGGCCGTGCTGCTGCGGGTGATCCGCCCGATCGCCCGGCTGACGGCGACGCTGGACGTGCTGGCGCGGGACGACTACTCGGTCGCCGTGCCGCACACGGACAAGACCGACGAGATGGGCCGCATGGCCCGCGCCGTGGAGGTGCTGAAGCGCCACGGGCTGGAGGCGCGGCGGCTGCGCACCGCCCAGGCCGAGGAGCGCGCCCAGGCCGAACGGCGCCGCCACGCCGCCCTGGAGAGCATGGCCGAGAAGGTGGAGACGGAGACGCGCAGCGCCGTGGATCAGGTCGCCGCCCGCACCCACGACATGGACGCCCATGCCGGCGCCATGGCGACCTCGGCCGGGCTGGTCACGGCCAACAGCCAGAACGTGGCCGCCGCCGCCGAGCAGTCGCTGCACAACGCGCAGACCGTGGCGTCCGCGGCGGAGGAACTGGCCGCCTCCATCCGCGAGATCGGCACCCAGGTGAGCTATGCCAGCAGCGTCAGCCGCCGCGCCGTGGAGAAGGGCGACCACACCCGCCGCACCATCGACACCCTGTCCGAGACGGTCGCCCGCATCGGCGAGGTGGCGACCCTGATCGCGGAGATCGCGGCCCAGACCAACCTGCTGGCGCTGAACGCCACGATCGAGGCAGCCCGGGCCGGCGACGCCGGCAAGGGCTTCGCCGTGGTGGCGGGGGAGGTGAAGAACCTCGCCGCCCAGACCTCCCGCTCGACCGACGAGATCGGCCGCCAGATCGCGGAGATCCAGGCCGTCACCCGCACCGCCGTGGCCGCGGTGCAGGAGATCGGCCACACCATCGAGGAGATGGACCAGATCGCCGGCACCATCGCCGCCGCCGTGGAGGAACAGGGCGCGGCGACGCAGGAGATCAGCCGCAACATCATCCAGGCGGCCGACGCGGCGCGCGAGGTCTCCACCCGCATCGCCGCCGTCTCCGCCGAGGCGACGGCGACCGGCGAGCACGCCGACACGGTGCGCGCCACCGCCGCCGACGTGGCGCACGCGGTCAGCGACCTGCGCACCGTGCTGGTGAGCGTCGTCCGCACCTCCATGGCCGCGGCGGAAGACGGCACCCGGACCGCCGCCTGA
- a CDS encoding ISAs1-like element ISRce1 family transposase, with translation MDEDDWGSKSRLRVLLEHFSRIEDPRDERRILHPLPEILLLVVCGTMADCDDYENIAAWGAAHLPFLRRHLPYAHGVPGERWLTILMNRIDPALFSAAFTAWVRATFPGRADFVAIDGKTSRRSHDRRAGTAPIHLVSAFATTSRLVLAQEAVPDKANELAAIPVLLDRLGENGGLAGALVSIDAIATNPTIAAAIRGQGADYLLAVKANQPTLRAELEAAFAVGDGADHHHDLDKGHGRVEERHVSVIREVDWLSGTRRFPGEMRLPDVAAIVRVHTTAHIADRTRTDTRYFISSAPLTAEHAADAVRGHWGIENRLHWVLDVLFKDDLSRLRTGHGAKNMAVVRHFALNLIRAANDQKSLKTRRKMAGWSDDYLASLLNPAIP, from the coding sequence ATGGACGAGGACGATTGGGGTTCGAAGTCGCGGCTTCGGGTGCTTTTGGAGCATTTCAGCCGGATAGAGGACCCGCGGGATGAGCGGCGGATCCTGCATCCGCTGCCGGAGATCCTGCTTTTGGTGGTGTGCGGCACGATGGCGGACTGCGACGACTACGAGAACATCGCGGCCTGGGGTGCGGCGCACCTGCCGTTCCTGCGTCGGCATCTGCCCTACGCGCACGGCGTTCCCGGCGAGCGGTGGCTGACGATCCTGATGAACCGGATCGATCCGGCGCTGTTCTCGGCCGCCTTCACCGCGTGGGTACGTGCGACCTTTCCGGGGCGGGCCGACTTCGTCGCCATCGACGGCAAGACCTCGCGGCGCAGCCACGACCGCCGCGCCGGGACCGCGCCGATCCACCTCGTATCCGCCTTCGCGACGACCTCCCGCCTGGTGCTCGCCCAGGAGGCGGTCCCCGACAAGGCCAACGAGCTTGCGGCGATTCCGGTGCTGCTCGATCGGCTCGGCGAGAACGGCGGGCTGGCCGGCGCCCTCGTCTCCATCGACGCCATCGCCACCAACCCGACCATCGCCGCCGCGATCCGGGGCCAGGGCGCCGACTACCTCCTCGCCGTCAAGGCCAACCAGCCCACGCTGCGCGCGGAGCTCGAGGCGGCGTTCGCCGTCGGCGACGGCGCTGACCACCACCACGACCTCGACAAGGGGCACGGCCGGGTCGAAGAACGCCACGTGAGCGTGATCCGTGAGGTCGACTGGCTCTCCGGCACGCGCCGGTTTCCTGGGGAGATGCGCCTGCCCGACGTCGCCGCCATCGTCCGCGTCCACACCACAGCCCACATCGCCGACCGGACGCGGACCGACACCCGCTACTTCATCTCCTCCGCCCCGCTCACCGCCGAACACGCCGCCGACGCCGTCCGCGGGCACTGGGGCATCGAGAACAGGCTGCACTGGGTGCTCGACGTCCTCTTCAAGGACGATCTCTCGCGCTTGCGAACCGGCCACGGTGCCAAGAACATGGCCGTCGTCCGCCACTTCGCCCTCAACCTCATCCGCGCAGCCAACGACCAAAAGTCGCTCAAGACGCGCCGAAAAATGGCCGGATGGTCGGACGACTACCTCGCCTCTCTCCTCAACCCCGCCATCCCTTAA
- a CDS encoding J domain-containing protein has protein sequence MQKNRFGLSFDFNDAPRPQARPCDHPGCREIGDFRAPKARDRLNEYWWFCLDHVRDYNKAWDFYAGMSEQEIEAQVRQDTTWQRPTWPMGRWRTQGRSPREDLYNGASPFGPEWDGEAAAEVRPRRPRTPEEEALAVLELEPPVDFARIKARYRELAKAHHPDTNGGDKEAEERLKRINQAYRTLRASYAAG, from the coding sequence ATGCAGAAGAACCGCTTCGGCCTGTCCTTCGACTTCAACGACGCGCCCCGGCCGCAGGCCCGCCCGTGCGACCATCCGGGCTGCCGCGAGATCGGCGATTTCCGCGCGCCCAAGGCGCGCGACCGCCTGAACGAGTACTGGTGGTTCTGCCTGGACCATGTGCGCGACTACAACAAGGCGTGGGACTTCTACGCCGGCATGTCGGAGCAGGAGATCGAGGCGCAGGTGCGCCAGGACACCACCTGGCAGCGCCCGACCTGGCCCATGGGGCGCTGGCGCACCCAGGGCCGCTCGCCGCGCGAGGATCTCTACAACGGCGCCTCCCCCTTCGGCCCGGAATGGGACGGCGAGGCCGCGGCCGAGGTCCGCCCCAGGCGCCCCCGCACCCCGGAGGAGGAGGCGCTGGCCGTGCTGGAGCTGGAGCCCCCGGTGGACTTCGCCCGCATCAAGGCGCGCTACCGCGAACTGGCCAAGGCGCACCATCCCGACACCAACGGCGGCGACAAGGAGGCGGAGGAGCGGCTGAAGCGCATCAACCAGGCCTACCGCACGCTGCGCGCCAGCTACGCCGCCGGCTGA
- a CDS encoding Abi family protein, with the protein MDSKPCPDHPHQIAALRALLSEPRFKTYLNKGGNDERYALALYLYNVRVAQAFMFPLGVVEVTLRNAIDARFADVYGENWHRTPHLHHSVLTRESLEALEKAINRVGINADRGRVVAELTFDFWSNLLRPDYGQFWRTNLNIVFPNIQRGRTRHEIQKIVREINEFRNRVAHHEPILDRNVTDIHAKIVDIVSLRCRETAAWLKHHSTVSTAIRTRPHGPVAGFVSLGDRLAPDFVEVLGTTRLDIVASRFDRAHQAAVRVGSTGAPTAAFGPLDLVRYVSFDLQQNGGFTLLSERTVDDLLTAMDITGSWVAMDAGVPLADAIDVLKQPGTDMIVGVDPRGKAAGVLIRAHRRY; encoded by the coding sequence TTGGATTCGAAGCCCTGTCCAGATCATCCCCATCAGATTGCCGCCCTGCGTGCGTTGCTCTCGGAGCCCAGGTTCAAGACCTACCTCAATAAAGGCGGTAACGACGAACGGTATGCGCTGGCTCTCTATCTCTACAATGTCCGGGTTGCCCAGGCCTTCATGTTCCCGCTGGGCGTCGTGGAGGTCACGCTACGCAACGCGATCGATGCGCGATTTGCCGATGTCTACGGCGAGAACTGGCATCGAACCCCACATCTCCACCACTCTGTTCTGACCAGGGAGAGTCTGGAAGCCCTTGAAAAAGCGATCAATCGGGTGGGGATCAATGCGGATCGCGGCCGCGTCGTCGCCGAACTGACCTTTGACTTCTGGTCGAACCTGCTGCGGCCTGATTATGGCCAGTTCTGGCGGACAAATCTCAATATCGTCTTCCCGAACATCCAGCGCGGACGGACACGCCATGAGATCCAGAAGATTGTCCGGGAGATCAACGAGTTCCGCAATCGGGTCGCCCATCATGAACCGATCCTGGACCGCAACGTCACGGACATCCACGCCAAGATCGTCGATATCGTGTCGTTGCGATGCAGAGAAACGGCAGCTTGGCTGAAGCATCATTCCACCGTCAGTACGGCCATCCGGACCCGGCCGCACGGTCCGGTCGCCGGCTTCGTATCGCTCGGCGACCGGCTGGCGCCGGACTTCGTCGAGGTCCTGGGAACGACCCGACTGGACATCGTCGCCAGCCGCTTCGATCGTGCCCACCAGGCTGCTGTGCGCGTGGGCAGCACCGGCGCGCCGACGGCAGCCTTCGGCCCTCTCGATCTGGTCAGATACGTTTCCTTCGACCTTCAGCAGAATGGCGGCTTCACCTTACTTTCAGAACGAACCGTTGATGACCTCCTCACCGCCATGGACATCACGGGAAGCTGGGTCGCAATGGATGCGGGAGTGCCGTTGGCGGACGCCATCGATGTCCTGAAACAGCCGGGGACAGACATGATCGTAGGTGTGGATCCGCGCGGAAAAGCCGCCGGGGTACTGATCCGCGCCCATCGCCGGTACTGA
- a CDS encoding HigA family addiction module antitoxin: MSKSSITIEAVRLPPIHPGEILAEELAAAGVSVAALSRAIDVPQSRMAEIVAGRRAVTADTALRLARYFGNSARFWLNLQSAYDLALTEAESGARIAAAVRPLAA; the protein is encoded by the coding sequence ATGTCGAAATCGTCGATTACCATTGAGGCCGTGCGGCTTCCGCCGATCCATCCGGGCGAAATCCTGGCCGAGGAGCTGGCGGCGGCCGGCGTGTCGGTCGCGGCCCTGTCCCGCGCCATCGACGTGCCGCAGAGCCGGATGGCCGAAATCGTGGCCGGCAGGCGCGCGGTGACGGCGGATACCGCGCTGCGGCTGGCCCGCTATTTCGGCAACAGTGCGCGGTTCTGGCTGAACCTCCAGTCCGCCTACGACCTTGCGCTGACCGAGGCGGAAAGCGGCGCGCGGATCGCCGCCGCCGTCCGCCCGCTGGCCGCGTGA
- a CDS encoding DMT family transporter translates to MAALLLGLVILLWGANWPVMKVGVELMPPVTFAAARMVLGCATLFLVAAAAGQARLPSRHDRRIVVWVGLLQMAAFVLLIALALQIVPAGRSAILSYTTPLWVLPMAMLVLGERLTWMKGAGLVAGLAGVAVLFNPAGFDWGDRGVLLGNGLLLLAALAWAVNIVQVRGHRWEGTPLSLGPWQALVASLVLVPAALLLEGGRGIDWSGTLAAVLVYNGPVSTAFCFWAMVTVTRALPAITTSLGTLGTPVVGLLLSAWWLGEPLTWTNLTGLGLIGSGLVLVALSESRGLGNRRPGSGRG, encoded by the coding sequence GTGGCTGCCCTGCTGCTGGGGCTGGTGATCCTGCTCTGGGGGGCGAACTGGCCGGTGATGAAGGTGGGGGTGGAGCTGATGCCGCCCGTCACCTTCGCCGCGGCCCGCATGGTGCTGGGCTGCGCCACCCTGTTCCTGGTCGCCGCGGCGGCCGGGCAGGCGCGGCTGCCGTCGCGCCACGACCGCCGCATCGTCGTCTGGGTGGGGCTGCTGCAGATGGCGGCCTTCGTGCTGCTGATCGCGCTGGCGCTCCAGATCGTGCCGGCCGGCCGCTCGGCCATCCTGTCCTACACGACGCCGCTCTGGGTGCTGCCCATGGCGATGCTGGTGCTGGGCGAGCGGCTGACCTGGATGAAGGGGGCGGGGCTGGTGGCCGGGCTGGCGGGCGTCGCCGTGCTGTTCAACCCGGCCGGGTTCGACTGGGGCGACCGGGGCGTGCTGCTGGGCAACGGGCTGCTGCTGCTGGCCGCCCTGGCCTGGGCCGTGAACATCGTGCAGGTGCGCGGCCACCGCTGGGAGGGCACGCCCCTGTCCCTGGGGCCGTGGCAGGCGCTGGTCGCCAGTCTGGTGCTGGTGCCGGCGGCCCTGCTGCTGGAGGGCGGGCGCGGCATCGACTGGTCGGGCACCCTGGCCGCCGTGCTGGTCTACAACGGCCCGGTCAGCACCGCCTTCTGCTTCTGGGCCATGGTGACGGTGACCCGGGCGCTGCCGGCCATCACCACGTCGCTGGGCACGCTGGGCACGCCGGTGGTGGGGCTGCTGCTCTCCGCCTGGTGGCTGGGCGAGCCCTTGACCTGGACGAACCTGACGGGACTGGGCCTGATCGGCAGCGGGCTGGTGCTGGTCGCGCTCTCGGAAAGCCGGGGCCTGGGAAACCGCCGCCCGGGGAGCGGGCGGGGCTGA